One genomic window of Arachis hypogaea cultivar Tifrunner chromosome 8, arahy.Tifrunner.gnm2.J5K5, whole genome shotgun sequence includes the following:
- the LOC112705819 gene encoding uncharacterized protein isoform X13 — MRESLAQGKGRASSKERKLALQQDVERLKKKLRDEENIHRALQRAFNRPLGALPRLPPYLPPNTLGLLAEVAVLEEEIARLEEQVMHFRQDLYQEAVYTSSSKMKMDHSSRLVKLKSPSPTITLPEDRQGKENQSCSNSHKNTKQFNSKTKTTKTPINTLPLHNKPWHRPKRQQELRVNDQPMAEPTDHEESPNIISENILKCLSSILLRMSTVKYPDSTAGMLRDPKSRNCTKETWFQDPYGTCLEFGEMDIGPYKQFRAIEAESFSPKRTANSLFLQHRLKLLLRKLSSVNLENLNHQEKLAFWINIYNSCMMNAFNEHGLPESPETVVALMHKTTINVGGHLLSATTIEHCILRLPYHWKLLNSKQTSKGAKNHEMTVRSIYGLELSEPLVTFALSCGTWSSPAVRVYTASQVENQLEAAKREYLQAAVGISTSKFAIPKLLDWYLLDFAKDLESLLDWICLQLPSEIGKEAIKFLENRKTEPLLQFVQIMPYEFSFRYLLCT; from the exons ATGCGGGAAAGTTTGGCACAAGGAAAAGGCAGAGCAAGCAGCAAGGAGAGAAAATTGGCCTTGCAACAAGAC GTggagaggttgaagaagaagcttaggGACGAAGAGAACATCCACAGGGCATTGCAGAGAGCTTTCAACAGACCCTTGGGTGCTCTCCCTCGTCTTCCTCCCTATCTCCCTCCCAAT ACCCTGGGACTTCTTGCGGAGGTGGCGGTGCTGGAGGAAGAAATTGCAAGGCTTGAAGAGCAGGTGATGCATTTCAGGCAGGACTTGTATCAAGAAGCTGTATATACATCATCCTCCAAGATGAAAATGGATCATTCATCTCGTTTAGTTAAATTGAAGTCTCCTTCCCCAACAATTACACTTCCCG AGGATAGGCAAGGAAAAGAGAACCAGTCATGTAGTAAttctcacaagaacaccaagcaGTTCAATTCTAAAACTAAAACAACAAAAACTCCTATTAATACACTTCCCCTCCACAACAAACCATGGCATCGTCCAAAGAGACAG CAAGAACTAAGAGTGAATGACCAGCCAATGGCAGAACCAACAGATCATGAAGAAAGTCCAAACATAATCTCTGAAAATATTCTCAAGTGCTTATCAAGCATTCTTTTGAGAATGAGTACTGTCAAGTATCCGGATTCTACAGCTGGCATGTTGCGAGATCCGAAATCTCGAAACTGTACTAAAGAAACATGGTTTCAGGATCCATATGGTACATGTTTAGAATTTGGAGAGATGGATATTGGTCCGTACAAGCAATTCCGTGCAATTGAAGCTGAATCCTTCAGTCCAAAACGAACTGCTAATTCTTTGTTTCTGCAGCATCGATTGAA GCTTCTTTTGAGGAAACTTTCCTCTGTCAACTTAGAGAATCTCAATCATCAGGAGAAGCTTGCATTCTGGATCAACATATATAACTCTTGTATGATGAAT GCATTCAATGAGCACGGCTTACCGGAGAGTCCCGAAACAGTTGTTGCATTGATGCACAAG ACAACAATAAATGTGGGTGGACACTTGCTAAGCGCAACAACGATAGAGCATTGCATTCTAAGGCTTCCTTATCATTGGAAATTG CTGAATTCTAAACAGACATCAAAGGGAGCGAAGAATCATGAAATGACAGTAAGAAGCATATATGGATTGGAATTATCAGAACCCTTGGTGACATTTGCTCTCTCATGTGGAACTTGGTCCTCTCCTGCT GTCAGAGTTTACACAGCATCACAGGTCGAGAACCAACTCGAAGCAGCGAAAAGAGAATACTTGCAGGCTGCAGTTGGAATTTCAACTTCAAAGTTTGCTATCCCAAAGCTGCTAGATTGGTACTTACTGGACTTTGCAAAAGACTTGGAATCTTTGCTGGATTGGATATGCCTCCAATTACCAAGCGAAATAGGGAAAGAAGCCATTAAGTTCCTTGAGAATAGAAAAACCGAACCCCTCTTACAATTTGTACAAATTATGCCATATGAGTTTAGTTTTAGATACTTGCTATGCACATAA
- the LOC112705819 gene encoding uncharacterized protein isoform X5, which translates to MDTRRRMRLEPKKAQTGAHDDDHHHRAEMRESLAQGKGRASSKERKLALQQDVERLKKKLRDEENIHRALQRAFNRPLGALPRLPPYLPPNTLGLLAEVAVLEEEIARLEEQVMHFRQDLYQEAVYTSSSKMKMDHSSRLVKLKSPSPTITLPEDRQGKENQSCSNSHKNTKQFNSKTKTTKTPINTLPLHNKPWHRPKRQTVQQELRVNDQPMAEPTDHEESPNIISENILKCLSSILLRMSTVKYPDSTAGMLRDPKSRNCTKETWFQDPYGTCLEFGEMDIGPYKQFRAIEAESFSPKRTANSLFLQHRLKLLLRKLSSVNLENLNHQEKLAFWINIYNSCMMNAFNEHGLPESPETVVALMHKTTINVGGHLLSATTIEHCILRLPYHWKLLNSKQTSKGAKNHEMTVRSIYGLELSEPLVTFALSCGTWSSPAVRVYTASQVENQLEAAKREYLQAAVGISTSKFAIPKLLDWYLLDFAKDLESLLDWICLQLPSEIGKEAIKFLENRKTEPLLQFVQIMPYEFSFRYLLCT; encoded by the exons ATGGACACGAGAAGGAGGATGAGATTAGAGCCTAAGAAAGCTCAGACAGGAGCACATGATGATGATCATCATCATAGA GCAGAGATGCGGGAAAGTTTGGCACAAGGAAAAGGCAGAGCAAGCAGCAAGGAGAGAAAATTGGCCTTGCAACAAGAC GTggagaggttgaagaagaagcttaggGACGAAGAGAACATCCACAGGGCATTGCAGAGAGCTTTCAACAGACCCTTGGGTGCTCTCCCTCGTCTTCCTCCCTATCTCCCTCCCAAT ACCCTGGGACTTCTTGCGGAGGTGGCGGTGCTGGAGGAAGAAATTGCAAGGCTTGAAGAGCAGGTGATGCATTTCAGGCAGGACTTGTATCAAGAAGCTGTATATACATCATCCTCCAAGATGAAAATGGATCATTCATCTCGTTTAGTTAAATTGAAGTCTCCTTCCCCAACAATTACACTTCCCG AGGATAGGCAAGGAAAAGAGAACCAGTCATGTAGTAAttctcacaagaacaccaagcaGTTCAATTCTAAAACTAAAACAACAAAAACTCCTATTAATACACTTCCCCTCCACAACAAACCATGGCATCGTCCAAAGAGACAG ACTGTGCAGCAAGAACTAAGAGTGAATGACCAGCCAATGGCAGAACCAACAGATCATGAAGAAAGTCCAAACATAATCTCTGAAAATATTCTCAAGTGCTTATCAAGCATTCTTTTGAGAATGAGTACTGTCAAGTATCCGGATTCTACAGCTGGCATGTTGCGAGATCCGAAATCTCGAAACTGTACTAAAGAAACATGGTTTCAGGATCCATATGGTACATGTTTAGAATTTGGAGAGATGGATATTGGTCCGTACAAGCAATTCCGTGCAATTGAAGCTGAATCCTTCAGTCCAAAACGAACTGCTAATTCTTTGTTTCTGCAGCATCGATTGAA GCTTCTTTTGAGGAAACTTTCCTCTGTCAACTTAGAGAATCTCAATCATCAGGAGAAGCTTGCATTCTGGATCAACATATATAACTCTTGTATGATGAAT GCATTCAATGAGCACGGCTTACCGGAGAGTCCCGAAACAGTTGTTGCATTGATGCACAAG ACAACAATAAATGTGGGTGGACACTTGCTAAGCGCAACAACGATAGAGCATTGCATTCTAAGGCTTCCTTATCATTGGAAATTG CTGAATTCTAAACAGACATCAAAGGGAGCGAAGAATCATGAAATGACAGTAAGAAGCATATATGGATTGGAATTATCAGAACCCTTGGTGACATTTGCTCTCTCATGTGGAACTTGGTCCTCTCCTGCT GTCAGAGTTTACACAGCATCACAGGTCGAGAACCAACTCGAAGCAGCGAAAAGAGAATACTTGCAGGCTGCAGTTGGAATTTCAACTTCAAAGTTTGCTATCCCAAAGCTGCTAGATTGGTACTTACTGGACTTTGCAAAAGACTTGGAATCTTTGCTGGATTGGATATGCCTCCAATTACCAAGCGAAATAGGGAAAGAAGCCATTAAGTTCCTTGAGAATAGAAAAACCGAACCCCTCTTACAATTTGTACAAATTATGCCATATGAGTTTAGTTTTAGATACTTGCTATGCACATAA
- the LOC112705819 gene encoding uncharacterized protein isoform X14 yields the protein MRESLAQGKGRASSKERKLALQQDVERLKKKLRDEENIHRALQRAFNRPLGALPRLPPYLPPNTLGLLAEVAVLEEEIARLEEQVMHFRQDLYQEAVYTSSSKMKMDHSSRLVKLKSPSPTITLPEDRQGKENQSCSNSHKNTKQFNSKTKTTKTPINTLPLHNKPWHRPKRQTVQQELRVNDQPMAEPTDHEESPNIISENILKCLSSILLRMSTVKYPDSTAGMLRDPKSRNCTKETWFQDPYGTCLEFGEMDIGPYKQFRAIEAESFSPKRTANSLFLQHRLKLLLRKLSSVNLENLNHQEKLAFWINIYNSCMMNAFNEHGLPESPETVVALMHKTTINVGGHLLSATTIEHCILRLPYHWKLTSKGAKNHEMTVRSIYGLELSEPLVTFALSCGTWSSPAVRVYTASQVENQLEAAKREYLQAAVGISTSKFAIPKLLDWYLLDFAKDLESLLDWICLQLPSEIGKEAIKFLENRKTEPLLQFVQIMPYEFSFRYLLCT from the exons ATGCGGGAAAGTTTGGCACAAGGAAAAGGCAGAGCAAGCAGCAAGGAGAGAAAATTGGCCTTGCAACAAGAC GTggagaggttgaagaagaagcttaggGACGAAGAGAACATCCACAGGGCATTGCAGAGAGCTTTCAACAGACCCTTGGGTGCTCTCCCTCGTCTTCCTCCCTATCTCCCTCCCAAT ACCCTGGGACTTCTTGCGGAGGTGGCGGTGCTGGAGGAAGAAATTGCAAGGCTTGAAGAGCAGGTGATGCATTTCAGGCAGGACTTGTATCAAGAAGCTGTATATACATCATCCTCCAAGATGAAAATGGATCATTCATCTCGTTTAGTTAAATTGAAGTCTCCTTCCCCAACAATTACACTTCCCG AGGATAGGCAAGGAAAAGAGAACCAGTCATGTAGTAAttctcacaagaacaccaagcaGTTCAATTCTAAAACTAAAACAACAAAAACTCCTATTAATACACTTCCCCTCCACAACAAACCATGGCATCGTCCAAAGAGACAG ACTGTGCAGCAAGAACTAAGAGTGAATGACCAGCCAATGGCAGAACCAACAGATCATGAAGAAAGTCCAAACATAATCTCTGAAAATATTCTCAAGTGCTTATCAAGCATTCTTTTGAGAATGAGTACTGTCAAGTATCCGGATTCTACAGCTGGCATGTTGCGAGATCCGAAATCTCGAAACTGTACTAAAGAAACATGGTTTCAGGATCCATATGGTACATGTTTAGAATTTGGAGAGATGGATATTGGTCCGTACAAGCAATTCCGTGCAATTGAAGCTGAATCCTTCAGTCCAAAACGAACTGCTAATTCTTTGTTTCTGCAGCATCGATTGAA GCTTCTTTTGAGGAAACTTTCCTCTGTCAACTTAGAGAATCTCAATCATCAGGAGAAGCTTGCATTCTGGATCAACATATATAACTCTTGTATGATGAAT GCATTCAATGAGCACGGCTTACCGGAGAGTCCCGAAACAGTTGTTGCATTGATGCACAAG ACAACAATAAATGTGGGTGGACACTTGCTAAGCGCAACAACGATAGAGCATTGCATTCTAAGGCTTCCTTATCATTGGAAATTG ACATCAAAGGGAGCGAAGAATCATGAAATGACAGTAAGAAGCATATATGGATTGGAATTATCAGAACCCTTGGTGACATTTGCTCTCTCATGTGGAACTTGGTCCTCTCCTGCT GTCAGAGTTTACACAGCATCACAGGTCGAGAACCAACTCGAAGCAGCGAAAAGAGAATACTTGCAGGCTGCAGTTGGAATTTCAACTTCAAAGTTTGCTATCCCAAAGCTGCTAGATTGGTACTTACTGGACTTTGCAAAAGACTTGGAATCTTTGCTGGATTGGATATGCCTCCAATTACCAAGCGAAATAGGGAAAGAAGCCATTAAGTTCCTTGAGAATAGAAAAACCGAACCCCTCTTACAATTTGTACAAATTATGCCATATGAGTTTAGTTTTAGATACTTGCTATGCACATAA
- the LOC112705819 gene encoding uncharacterized protein isoform X7, with the protein MDTRRRMRLEPKKAQTGAHDDDHHHRAEMRESLAQGKGRASSKERKLALQQDVERLKKKLRDEENIHRALQRAFNRPLGALPRLPPYLPPNTLGLLAEVAVLEEEIARLEEQVMHFRQDLYQEAVYTSSSKMKMDHSSRLVKLKSPSPTITLPEDRQGKENQSCSNSHKNTKQFNSKTKTTKTPINTLPLHNKPWHRPKRQTVQQELRVNDQPMAEPTDHEESPNIISENILKCLSSILLRMSTVKYPDSTAGMLRDPKSRNCTKETWFQDPYGTCLEFGEMDIGPYKQFRAIEAESFSPKRTANSLFLQHRLKLLLRKLSSVNLENLNHQEKLAFWINIYNSCMMNAFNEHGLPESPETVVALMHKTTINVGGHLLSATTIEHCILRLPYHWKLTSKGAKNHEMTVRSIYGLELSEPLVTFALSCGTWSSPAVRVYTASQVENQLEAAKREYLQAAVGISTSKFAIPKLLDWYLLDFAKDLESLLDWICLQLPSEIGKEAIKFLENRKTEPLLQFVQIMPYEFSFRYLLCT; encoded by the exons ATGGACACGAGAAGGAGGATGAGATTAGAGCCTAAGAAAGCTCAGACAGGAGCACATGATGATGATCATCATCATAGA GCAGAGATGCGGGAAAGTTTGGCACAAGGAAAAGGCAGAGCAAGCAGCAAGGAGAGAAAATTGGCCTTGCAACAAGAC GTggagaggttgaagaagaagcttaggGACGAAGAGAACATCCACAGGGCATTGCAGAGAGCTTTCAACAGACCCTTGGGTGCTCTCCCTCGTCTTCCTCCCTATCTCCCTCCCAAT ACCCTGGGACTTCTTGCGGAGGTGGCGGTGCTGGAGGAAGAAATTGCAAGGCTTGAAGAGCAGGTGATGCATTTCAGGCAGGACTTGTATCAAGAAGCTGTATATACATCATCCTCCAAGATGAAAATGGATCATTCATCTCGTTTAGTTAAATTGAAGTCTCCTTCCCCAACAATTACACTTCCCG AGGATAGGCAAGGAAAAGAGAACCAGTCATGTAGTAAttctcacaagaacaccaagcaGTTCAATTCTAAAACTAAAACAACAAAAACTCCTATTAATACACTTCCCCTCCACAACAAACCATGGCATCGTCCAAAGAGACAG ACTGTGCAGCAAGAACTAAGAGTGAATGACCAGCCAATGGCAGAACCAACAGATCATGAAGAAAGTCCAAACATAATCTCTGAAAATATTCTCAAGTGCTTATCAAGCATTCTTTTGAGAATGAGTACTGTCAAGTATCCGGATTCTACAGCTGGCATGTTGCGAGATCCGAAATCTCGAAACTGTACTAAAGAAACATGGTTTCAGGATCCATATGGTACATGTTTAGAATTTGGAGAGATGGATATTGGTCCGTACAAGCAATTCCGTGCAATTGAAGCTGAATCCTTCAGTCCAAAACGAACTGCTAATTCTTTGTTTCTGCAGCATCGATTGAA GCTTCTTTTGAGGAAACTTTCCTCTGTCAACTTAGAGAATCTCAATCATCAGGAGAAGCTTGCATTCTGGATCAACATATATAACTCTTGTATGATGAAT GCATTCAATGAGCACGGCTTACCGGAGAGTCCCGAAACAGTTGTTGCATTGATGCACAAG ACAACAATAAATGTGGGTGGACACTTGCTAAGCGCAACAACGATAGAGCATTGCATTCTAAGGCTTCCTTATCATTGGAAATTG ACATCAAAGGGAGCGAAGAATCATGAAATGACAGTAAGAAGCATATATGGATTGGAATTATCAGAACCCTTGGTGACATTTGCTCTCTCATGTGGAACTTGGTCCTCTCCTGCT GTCAGAGTTTACACAGCATCACAGGTCGAGAACCAACTCGAAGCAGCGAAAAGAGAATACTTGCAGGCTGCAGTTGGAATTTCAACTTCAAAGTTTGCTATCCCAAAGCTGCTAGATTGGTACTTACTGGACTTTGCAAAAGACTTGGAATCTTTGCTGGATTGGATATGCCTCCAATTACCAAGCGAAATAGGGAAAGAAGCCATTAAGTTCCTTGAGAATAGAAAAACCGAACCCCTCTTACAATTTGTACAAATTATGCCATATGAGTTTAGTTTTAGATACTTGCTATGCACATAA
- the LOC112705819 gene encoding uncharacterized protein isoform X10, which translates to MRESLAQGKGRASSKERKLALQQDVERLKKKLRDEENIHRALQRAFNRPLGALPRLPPYLPPNTLGLLAEVAVLEEEIARLEEQVMHFRQDLYQEAVYTSSSKMKMDHSSRLVKLKSPSPTITLPEDRQGKENQSCSNSHKNTKQFNSKTKTTKTPINTLPLHNKPWHRPKRQTVQQELRVNDQPMAEPTDHEESPNIISENILKCLSSILLRMSTVKYPDSTAGMLRDPKSRNCTKETWFQDPYGTCLEFGEMDIGPYKQFRAIEAESFSPKRTANSLFLQHRLKLLLRKLSSVNLENLNHQEKLAFWINIYNSCMMNAFNEHGLPESPETVVALMHKTTINVGGHLLSATTIEHCILRLPYHWKLLNSKQTSKGAKNHEMTVRSIYGLELSEPLVTFALSCGTWSSPAVRVYTASQVENQLEAAKREYLQAAVGISTSKFAIPKLLDWYLLDFAKDLESLLDWICLQLPSEIGKEAIKFLENRKTEPLLQFVQIMPYEFSFRYLLCT; encoded by the exons ATGCGGGAAAGTTTGGCACAAGGAAAAGGCAGAGCAAGCAGCAAGGAGAGAAAATTGGCCTTGCAACAAGAC GTggagaggttgaagaagaagcttaggGACGAAGAGAACATCCACAGGGCATTGCAGAGAGCTTTCAACAGACCCTTGGGTGCTCTCCCTCGTCTTCCTCCCTATCTCCCTCCCAAT ACCCTGGGACTTCTTGCGGAGGTGGCGGTGCTGGAGGAAGAAATTGCAAGGCTTGAAGAGCAGGTGATGCATTTCAGGCAGGACTTGTATCAAGAAGCTGTATATACATCATCCTCCAAGATGAAAATGGATCATTCATCTCGTTTAGTTAAATTGAAGTCTCCTTCCCCAACAATTACACTTCCCG AGGATAGGCAAGGAAAAGAGAACCAGTCATGTAGTAAttctcacaagaacaccaagcaGTTCAATTCTAAAACTAAAACAACAAAAACTCCTATTAATACACTTCCCCTCCACAACAAACCATGGCATCGTCCAAAGAGACAG ACTGTGCAGCAAGAACTAAGAGTGAATGACCAGCCAATGGCAGAACCAACAGATCATGAAGAAAGTCCAAACATAATCTCTGAAAATATTCTCAAGTGCTTATCAAGCATTCTTTTGAGAATGAGTACTGTCAAGTATCCGGATTCTACAGCTGGCATGTTGCGAGATCCGAAATCTCGAAACTGTACTAAAGAAACATGGTTTCAGGATCCATATGGTACATGTTTAGAATTTGGAGAGATGGATATTGGTCCGTACAAGCAATTCCGTGCAATTGAAGCTGAATCCTTCAGTCCAAAACGAACTGCTAATTCTTTGTTTCTGCAGCATCGATTGAA GCTTCTTTTGAGGAAACTTTCCTCTGTCAACTTAGAGAATCTCAATCATCAGGAGAAGCTTGCATTCTGGATCAACATATATAACTCTTGTATGATGAAT GCATTCAATGAGCACGGCTTACCGGAGAGTCCCGAAACAGTTGTTGCATTGATGCACAAG ACAACAATAAATGTGGGTGGACACTTGCTAAGCGCAACAACGATAGAGCATTGCATTCTAAGGCTTCCTTATCATTGGAAATTG CTGAATTCTAAACAGACATCAAAGGGAGCGAAGAATCATGAAATGACAGTAAGAAGCATATATGGATTGGAATTATCAGAACCCTTGGTGACATTTGCTCTCTCATGTGGAACTTGGTCCTCTCCTGCT GTCAGAGTTTACACAGCATCACAGGTCGAGAACCAACTCGAAGCAGCGAAAAGAGAATACTTGCAGGCTGCAGTTGGAATTTCAACTTCAAAGTTTGCTATCCCAAAGCTGCTAGATTGGTACTTACTGGACTTTGCAAAAGACTTGGAATCTTTGCTGGATTGGATATGCCTCCAATTACCAAGCGAAATAGGGAAAGAAGCCATTAAGTTCCTTGAGAATAGAAAAACCGAACCCCTCTTACAATTTGTACAAATTATGCCATATGAGTTTAGTTTTAGATACTTGCTATGCACATAA
- the LOC112705819 gene encoding uncharacterized protein isoform X15, whose amino-acid sequence MDTRRRMRLEPKKAQTGAHDDDHHHRVERLKKKLRDEENIHRALQRAFNRPLGALPRLPPYLPPNTLGLLAEVAVLEEEIARLEEQVMHFRQDLYQEAVYTSSSKMKMDHSSRLVKLKSPSPTITLPEDRQGKENQSCSNSHKNTKQFNSKTKTTKTPINTLPLHNKPWHRPKRQQELRVNDQPMAEPTDHEESPNIISENILKCLSSILLRMSTVKYPDSTAGMLRDPKSRNCTKETWFQDPYGTCLEFGEMDIGPYKQFRAIEAESFSPKRTANSLFLQHRLKLLLRKLSSVNLENLNHQEKLAFWINIYNSCMMNAFNEHGLPESPETVVALMHKTTINVGGHLLSATTIEHCILRLPYHWKLTSKGAKNHEMTVRSIYGLELSEPLVTFALSCGTWSSPAVRVYTASQVENQLEAAKREYLQAAVGISTSKFAIPKLLDWYLLDFAKDLESLLDWICLQLPSEIGKEAIKFLENRKTEPLLQFVQIMPYEFSFRYLLCT is encoded by the exons ATGGACACGAGAAGGAGGATGAGATTAGAGCCTAAGAAAGCTCAGACAGGAGCACATGATGATGATCATCATCATAGA GTggagaggttgaagaagaagcttaggGACGAAGAGAACATCCACAGGGCATTGCAGAGAGCTTTCAACAGACCCTTGGGTGCTCTCCCTCGTCTTCCTCCCTATCTCCCTCCCAAT ACCCTGGGACTTCTTGCGGAGGTGGCGGTGCTGGAGGAAGAAATTGCAAGGCTTGAAGAGCAGGTGATGCATTTCAGGCAGGACTTGTATCAAGAAGCTGTATATACATCATCCTCCAAGATGAAAATGGATCATTCATCTCGTTTAGTTAAATTGAAGTCTCCTTCCCCAACAATTACACTTCCCG AGGATAGGCAAGGAAAAGAGAACCAGTCATGTAGTAAttctcacaagaacaccaagcaGTTCAATTCTAAAACTAAAACAACAAAAACTCCTATTAATACACTTCCCCTCCACAACAAACCATGGCATCGTCCAAAGAGACAG CAAGAACTAAGAGTGAATGACCAGCCAATGGCAGAACCAACAGATCATGAAGAAAGTCCAAACATAATCTCTGAAAATATTCTCAAGTGCTTATCAAGCATTCTTTTGAGAATGAGTACTGTCAAGTATCCGGATTCTACAGCTGGCATGTTGCGAGATCCGAAATCTCGAAACTGTACTAAAGAAACATGGTTTCAGGATCCATATGGTACATGTTTAGAATTTGGAGAGATGGATATTGGTCCGTACAAGCAATTCCGTGCAATTGAAGCTGAATCCTTCAGTCCAAAACGAACTGCTAATTCTTTGTTTCTGCAGCATCGATTGAA GCTTCTTTTGAGGAAACTTTCCTCTGTCAACTTAGAGAATCTCAATCATCAGGAGAAGCTTGCATTCTGGATCAACATATATAACTCTTGTATGATGAAT GCATTCAATGAGCACGGCTTACCGGAGAGTCCCGAAACAGTTGTTGCATTGATGCACAAG ACAACAATAAATGTGGGTGGACACTTGCTAAGCGCAACAACGATAGAGCATTGCATTCTAAGGCTTCCTTATCATTGGAAATTG ACATCAAAGGGAGCGAAGAATCATGAAATGACAGTAAGAAGCATATATGGATTGGAATTATCAGAACCCTTGGTGACATTTGCTCTCTCATGTGGAACTTGGTCCTCTCCTGCT GTCAGAGTTTACACAGCATCACAGGTCGAGAACCAACTCGAAGCAGCGAAAAGAGAATACTTGCAGGCTGCAGTTGGAATTTCAACTTCAAAGTTTGCTATCCCAAAGCTGCTAGATTGGTACTTACTGGACTTTGCAAAAGACTTGGAATCTTTGCTGGATTGGATATGCCTCCAATTACCAAGCGAAATAGGGAAAGAAGCCATTAAGTTCCTTGAGAATAGAAAAACCGAACCCCTCTTACAATTTGTACAAATTATGCCATATGAGTTTAGTTTTAGATACTTGCTATGCACATAA
- the LOC112705819 gene encoding uncharacterized protein isoform X16 — MRESLAQGKGRASSKERKLALQQDVERLKKKLRDEENIHRALQRAFNRPLGALPRLPPYLPPNTLGLLAEVAVLEEEIARLEEQVMHFRQDLYQEAVYTSSSKMKMDHSSRLVKLKSPSPTITLPEDRQGKENQSCSNSHKNTKQFNSKTKTTKTPINTLPLHNKPWHRPKRQQELRVNDQPMAEPTDHEESPNIISENILKCLSSILLRMSTVKYPDSTAGMLRDPKSRNCTKETWFQDPYGTCLEFGEMDIGPYKQFRAIEAESFSPKRTANSLFLQHRLKLLLRKLSSVNLENLNHQEKLAFWINIYNSCMMNAFNEHGLPESPETVVALMHKTTINVGGHLLSATTIEHCILRLPYHWKLTSKGAKNHEMTVRSIYGLELSEPLVTFALSCGTWSSPAVRVYTASQVENQLEAAKREYLQAAVGISTSKFAIPKLLDWYLLDFAKDLESLLDWICLQLPSEIGKEAIKFLENRKTEPLLQFVQIMPYEFSFRYLLCT, encoded by the exons ATGCGGGAAAGTTTGGCACAAGGAAAAGGCAGAGCAAGCAGCAAGGAGAGAAAATTGGCCTTGCAACAAGAC GTggagaggttgaagaagaagcttaggGACGAAGAGAACATCCACAGGGCATTGCAGAGAGCTTTCAACAGACCCTTGGGTGCTCTCCCTCGTCTTCCTCCCTATCTCCCTCCCAAT ACCCTGGGACTTCTTGCGGAGGTGGCGGTGCTGGAGGAAGAAATTGCAAGGCTTGAAGAGCAGGTGATGCATTTCAGGCAGGACTTGTATCAAGAAGCTGTATATACATCATCCTCCAAGATGAAAATGGATCATTCATCTCGTTTAGTTAAATTGAAGTCTCCTTCCCCAACAATTACACTTCCCG AGGATAGGCAAGGAAAAGAGAACCAGTCATGTAGTAAttctcacaagaacaccaagcaGTTCAATTCTAAAACTAAAACAACAAAAACTCCTATTAATACACTTCCCCTCCACAACAAACCATGGCATCGTCCAAAGAGACAG CAAGAACTAAGAGTGAATGACCAGCCAATGGCAGAACCAACAGATCATGAAGAAAGTCCAAACATAATCTCTGAAAATATTCTCAAGTGCTTATCAAGCATTCTTTTGAGAATGAGTACTGTCAAGTATCCGGATTCTACAGCTGGCATGTTGCGAGATCCGAAATCTCGAAACTGTACTAAAGAAACATGGTTTCAGGATCCATATGGTACATGTTTAGAATTTGGAGAGATGGATATTGGTCCGTACAAGCAATTCCGTGCAATTGAAGCTGAATCCTTCAGTCCAAAACGAACTGCTAATTCTTTGTTTCTGCAGCATCGATTGAA GCTTCTTTTGAGGAAACTTTCCTCTGTCAACTTAGAGAATCTCAATCATCAGGAGAAGCTTGCATTCTGGATCAACATATATAACTCTTGTATGATGAAT GCATTCAATGAGCACGGCTTACCGGAGAGTCCCGAAACAGTTGTTGCATTGATGCACAAG ACAACAATAAATGTGGGTGGACACTTGCTAAGCGCAACAACGATAGAGCATTGCATTCTAAGGCTTCCTTATCATTGGAAATTG ACATCAAAGGGAGCGAAGAATCATGAAATGACAGTAAGAAGCATATATGGATTGGAATTATCAGAACCCTTGGTGACATTTGCTCTCTCATGTGGAACTTGGTCCTCTCCTGCT GTCAGAGTTTACACAGCATCACAGGTCGAGAACCAACTCGAAGCAGCGAAAAGAGAATACTTGCAGGCTGCAGTTGGAATTTCAACTTCAAAGTTTGCTATCCCAAAGCTGCTAGATTGGTACTTACTGGACTTTGCAAAAGACTTGGAATCTTTGCTGGATTGGATATGCCTCCAATTACCAAGCGAAATAGGGAAAGAAGCCATTAAGTTCCTTGAGAATAGAAAAACCGAACCCCTCTTACAATTTGTACAAATTATGCCATATGAGTTTAGTTTTAGATACTTGCTATGCACATAA